A window of Citrus sinensis cultivar Valencia sweet orange chromosome 7, DVS_A1.0, whole genome shotgun sequence contains these coding sequences:
- the LOC107177207 gene encoding uncharacterized protein LOC107177207, with protein MKNSSSSVPPSFYSSKVAEAEEDAISRAALKPQVVDQKPAAAATDNHNNNKLESKPSMDVNESAELFIKNFRKQLLIQRLESIENYEQMLARGL; from the coding sequence ATGAAGAATAGTAGCTCATCAGTGCCTCCTTCATTTTACAGCTCCAAAGTTGCAGAAGCAGAAGAAGACGCTATCAGCAGAGCAGCTTTGAAGCCCCAAGTTGTGGATCAAAAACCCGCAGCAGCAGCTACagataatcataataataacaagCTAGAGAGCAAGCCATCCATGGACGTTAATGAAAGCGCGGAATTGTTCATCAAGAATTTCAGGAAACAACTTTTGATTCAGAGGCTTGAATCCATTGAGAATTATGAGCAGATGCTGGCAAGAGGTCTTTAG